The Streptosporangiales bacterium DNA window TCAGTCGCTCCTGTCGTTTCAGGTGGGGTCAGTTGAGTTCGGGGTTTGTGAGACCGGCGGCCAGGTGGTAGGCGGACAACGGGCGGCGGCCGACGTCGACGCTGGCGGCGTGGCTGCGGGCCAGTAACGCCGCCAGCCCCGCGGGATCGTCTGGTTCGGCGTGGCCGGCGTGCTCGGATTCGGGCTGGTGGTCGGTGGTGACCGCCCGGGTGTGACCGTCGGCGAGACCGTCCCAGTGGCGGTCGTCGACGACCCAGCTGCCCCGGGCACGGGCGCGTCGGTGACGGGCGAGCAGCACCTGGTCGCCGTTTTGCCGGTGGTGGTAGATGGCGACCTCGTCCCCGGTCACCTGCACGTCGACTTGCTGGCCGGCGCGGACCTGCCGGGCGGGCACCGAATACAGACTGGCTTCGAACGAGACCAAGCAGTCCTTGCCGACCCGGCGCAGGTGGTGCTCGACCACCCGATACGGCCGCGGCGGCAGTGGCAGTAACGCGGCCCGGTCCCGCTGCGCGCGCACGCCGATGACCTCGCCGTGGGTGCGGTGCACCTGCCCGCGCCGCAGCTTCGCCCAGTCGCAGAACGCGGCGTCGAGCTCGGCCAGGGAGTCGAACGCCCGGCCGGCGAGGACGTGGTCGCGGACGATGTCGACCTGCCGCTCCACCCGTCCCTTCCCGGTGGGCCGGTAGGCGGCCAGCACGTCGATGTCGAAGCCGTAGGCACCGGCGAACGCGACCGCTTCGGGGTGAAGCGGCACTGCCTTGCCCGGGGCGACATGCCGCTTCACCACGGTCTTGGTCCGGTCAAAGACCACCGTGGACGGGACACCGCCGAAGTGTTCGAACGCGCGGCGGTGGCAGTCGAAAAACGTCACCAGGTCCTGGCTGGTGGTGAAGCAGCAGAACGGATCCCGCGAATACGACAGCACCATGTGGAACGAGTACACCTTCGGGATCCCGACGTGAGCGAGGATCCCGCCCTCATCAGCCCAGTCCACCTGCGCCTGCCCCGATCAAATAGGTGCAGGTGAACGGGGCTGCCGGGTTGACCGGCGGTTGGCCCGACTTGCCGTCGTAGAGGCGGTATCACGTAGGGTGAGGCGGGCGGCGGGTTGTGCAGGAGCGGACCGGCGGTCAGGTGTTTCGTTGTCGGATCCGACGTTGGACTTCGCTGCGTCGGATGATCCAGTGTCCTCGATGAAGGCGCCGAGGAGCTTGCCCTCGCGCAGTAGGTTCCACCGCGACGGATCCACCACGCTGACCTACCTCGGCGTCCATCCGCGCGCCGAGGCGTTTCAGCGAGCGCGGGCGATGGCGGCGCACCCCATCAACCCGCAGTCGTAGCACCACGCGTTATGGGGGTAGTGATGTCTGCTCGAGGTGATGCCACGGCCACCGGAAGCTCCGTACGGGCGACGAACCCGGTAGGGGCGCCGTCTGGTGGCTCCTCTGCTGCGCCAGGACGCCCGGCGTCCGGGCGGTTGCGCAGCGG harbors:
- a CDS encoding DDE-type integrase/transposase/recombinase; the protein is MDWADEGGILAHVGIPKVYSFHMVLSYSRDPFCCFTTSQDLVTFFDCHRRAFEHFGGVPSTVVFDRTKTVVKRHVAPGKAVPLHPEAVAFAGAYGFDIDVLAAYRPTGKGRVERQVDIVRDHVLAGRAFDSLAELDAAFCDWAKLRRGQVHRTHGEVIGVRAQRDRAALLPLPPRPYRVVEHHLRRVGKDCLVSFEASLYSVPARQVRAGQQVDVQVTGDEVAIYHHRQNGDQVLLARHRRARARGSWVVDDRHWDGLADGHTRAVTTDHQPESEHAGHAEPDDPAGLAALLARSHAASVDVGRRPLSAYHLAAGLTNPELN